A segment of the Desulfovibrio sp. Huiquan2017 genome:
TCCTCAGCCTGGGCGCGGACCTGCCGTTCTGCATCGACAACCTGCGTTTCTTCGCCGCTGCCGCCCGCGACACCGCCGGGCACCATGCGGGCGAGTACGCGCCGGGCTTCACCTCCATCTATCGCCGCGACCCGGTGGGCCCAGTGGGCCAGATCGCCCCGTGGAACTATCCCCTGCTCATGGGCGTATGGAAACTCGGTCCGGCCCTGGCCGCGGGCTGCACCGCCGTGCTCAAGCCTGCCTCCCTGACCCCGCGCACATCCCTCCTGCTCGGCGAACTGACCGCCGAGGCGGGCATTCCCGACGGCGTGGTCAATGTGGTTGCGGGCAGCGTGGGGCACATCCTGACCAGCCATCCGGCCATCCGCATGGTCAGCCTGACCGGCGCCACCGAGACCGGCAAATCGGTCATGAAAAGCGCGGCGGACACGGTCAAGCGCGTGCACCTGGAACTGGGCGGCAAAGCCCCGTGCCTGGTCTTCAACGACGCGGACATCGACCTGGTGGCCGAGAAACTGTCCTTGGCCGCCTTTTGCAACTCCGGCCAGGACTGCACCGCCGCGACCCGCATCATCTGCCACAAATCCATCGAGAAACAGGTCTGCAACGTCATGGCCGAAGCCATGAAGAAGGTCGTGGTCGGCGATCCCTTCGACCCGGCCACCCAGATGGGTTCCATGATCTCCGGCCGACACCTGGAGATGGTCTCCGGCTTCGTGGAGCGCGCCAAGGCCGACGGGGCCACCGTGCTCTGCGGCGGCGAAAAGCTCGACCGGCCCGGACATTTCTACACGCCCACGGTCGTCACCGACGTGCGCCAGGATTCCGAGATCGTCCAGCAGGAAGTCTTCGGCCCGGTCATCACCATCCAGACCTTCGAAGACGAGGCGCAGGCAATCGCCATGGGCAACGACGTGGTCTTCGGTCTGGCCTCCTCG
Coding sequences within it:
- a CDS encoding aminobutyraldehyde dehydrogenase → MNANEIKLWINGQWTDADDGARLEVENPATGEIVAVVAKAGEKDVLKAVDAAKTAFEDGRWSGLTPAQRSKCLWKLADLLESRMEEFARVESEDTGKPYEFLSLGADLPFCIDNLRFFAAAARDTAGHHAGEYAPGFTSIYRRDPVGPVGQIAPWNYPLLMGVWKLGPALAAGCTAVLKPASLTPRTSLLLGELTAEAGIPDGVVNVVAGSVGHILTSHPAIRMVSLTGATETGKSVMKSAADTVKRVHLELGGKAPCLVFNDADIDLVAEKLSLAAFCNSGQDCTAATRIICHKSIEKQVCNVMAEAMKKVVVGDPFDPATQMGSMISGRHLEMVSGFVERAKADGATVLCGGEKLDRPGHFYTPTVVTDVRQDSEIVQQEVFGPVITIQTFEDEAQAIAMGNDVVFGLASSVFTKDAARTMRVAKALEFGTVWVNDHLPLASETPHGGFKQSGFGKDLSAEAVGDYLVTKHVMINTAV